Proteins from one Fragaria vesca subsp. vesca linkage group LG6, FraVesHawaii_1.0, whole genome shotgun sequence genomic window:
- the LOC101311206 gene encoding SKP1-like protein 4-like translates to MSTENKKMLTLKSEDGEVFEIEETVAVQSQTIKHMVEDDCADNAIPLPNVKGPILARVIEYLKKHVADAEDNKESKKEDVESLKKFDDEFLKVDQSVLFDLILAANYLNIKELLDLTCQETPEQIRKTFNIKNDFTPEEEEEVRRENQWAFE, encoded by the coding sequence ATGTCGACTGAGAACAAGAAGATGTTGACCCTGAAGAGTGAGGACGGAGAGGTATTCGAGATTGAAGAGACTGTTGCTGTTCAGTCACAGACCATCAAGCACATGGTGGAGGATGACTGCGCTGACAACGCTATCCCCTTGCCCAACGTGAAAGGCCCCATTCTTGCCAGGGTCATCGAGTACCTAAAGAAGCACGTTGCTGATGCTGAGGACAATAAGGAAAGCAAGAAAGAAGATGTGGAGTCTCTCAAGAAATTCGACGATGAATTCCTCAAGGTGGACCAGAGCGTGCTGTTTGACCTGATATTGGCAGCCAACTATCTGAACATCAAGGAGCTGTTGGACTTGACATGTCAGGAGACTCCCGAACAGATTCGCAAGACTTTCAACATCAAGAATGACTTCACCCCTGAGGAAGAAGAGGAGGTTCGAAGGGAGAACCAATGGGCTTTTGAGTGA